The Pontibacter pudoricolor genome contains a region encoding:
- a CDS encoding OmpH family outer membrane protein, translating into MMNKIKTLVVAFLLISFASFAQSSDQPLKIGYTNVEYILLQLPESKQIESSLKDHSTQLENQLKGKYADYESKLQAYEKGAATMDKTIREDKEKELMNLNTSIQEFQRNAQQSLQQKEKSLVDPVIAKIDKAIKDVAKENGYTYVISNQALLAGPEDGDISPLVLKKLGVDPTKVKATPEPAAAKPATTPAKTPAKTPAKSNSKKKN; encoded by the coding sequence ATGATGAACAAGATCAAAACATTAGTAGTAGCGTTTTTACTGATCAGCTTTGCGTCTTTCGCACAGAGCAGCGACCAGCCCCTGAAGATTGGTTATACTAACGTTGAATACATTTTACTGCAGCTTCCTGAGAGCAAGCAGATAGAGTCGTCGCTTAAAGACCATAGCACACAGCTGGAAAATCAGCTGAAAGGAAAATATGCAGACTACGAAAGCAAACTACAGGCTTACGAAAAAGGTGCTGCCACTATGGATAAAACCATCCGCGAAGACAAAGAAAAAGAACTGATGAACCTGAACACTTCTATCCAGGAGTTCCAGCGTAACGCACAGCAGTCACTTCAGCAAAAAGAGAAGTCTTTAGTTGACCCGGTTATCGCTAAGATCGACAAGGCTATTAAGGATGTAGCAAAAGAGAACGGCTATACTTATGTGATCAGCAACCAGGCATTACTGGCAGGTCCTGAGGATGGCGATATCTCTCCGCTTGTACTGAAGAAATTAGGTGTTGACCCAACTAAGGTTAAAGCTACGCCAGAGCCAGCAGCTGCTAAACCAGCAACTACACCAGCTAAGACGCCTGCTAAAACACCAGCAAAATCTAACAGCAAGAAGAAGAACTAA
- a CDS encoding methyltransferase domain-containing protein, which produces MLALRSNQPELMDDLTLAGEELRKNLRELEIINNWLGGHKVVLDALDKLTANYKNQPVTIADIGCGGGDTLTTIAKWANRKTIAVQLTGIDANNFMVNYARQHCQDYNNITIAQHDVFSQEFARQEYDIIVCSLFCHHFTDEQLVQLFRQLYSQAKVAVIVNDLHRHWCAYYSIKYITKLFSGSRLVQHDAPLSVWRAFKRNELQQLMAQAGITNYSLRWMWAFRWQLVLNKPNPETEV; this is translated from the coding sequence ATGCTGGCGCTGCGGAGTAACCAACCCGAGTTAATGGATGACCTTACCCTTGCCGGGGAGGAGTTGCGGAAAAATCTGCGTGAGCTGGAAATAATAAACAACTGGCTGGGCGGGCATAAAGTAGTGCTGGATGCACTGGATAAATTAACTGCCAACTATAAAAATCAACCTGTAACTATAGCCGACATTGGGTGCGGTGGCGGCGATACATTGACAACTATAGCCAAATGGGCAAACCGCAAAACTATAGCTGTGCAGCTAACCGGAATAGATGCCAACAACTTTATGGTAAACTATGCCCGGCAGCATTGCCAGGACTATAACAACATAACTATAGCCCAGCACGATGTTTTCTCCCAGGAATTTGCCCGACAAGAGTACGATATTATAGTTTGCAGCCTGTTCTGCCATCATTTTACTGATGAGCAGTTGGTACAGCTTTTCCGGCAACTATACAGCCAGGCAAAAGTGGCTGTTATAGTTAATGACCTGCATCGTCACTGGTGTGCTTATTATTCCATCAAGTACATCACAAAGCTTTTTTCAGGGTCGAGGTTAGTGCAGCACGATGCGCCGCTTTCGGTGTGGCGGGCTTTTAAAAGAAATGAGTTACAGCAGTTAATGGCCCAGGCAGGTATTACCAACTATAGCCTGCGCTGGATGTGGGCTTTCAGGTGGCAATTGGTGCTAAACAAACCAAACCCGGAAACTGAAGTATAA
- the porG gene encoding type IX secretion system protein PorG, with translation MTLHRIQLALLVCVMLQIGSAFFSTQAHAQYKVSTSEIGVGIGGANYKGELAPEYRFLNNQPALTVFYRRDLTNTFTARGGVMLSHRIFDDNTIGDGVQDLPLPDYRQAELRLSLAEVSLVMEYNFLDYYDLSQKVRLSPYFFAGFAGLIYNKKLTSDNPSLDHLNKPFDTDLTVSVPFGVGIKYALSKHWNLGLEFGTRILFNDNMDFLTEGDGKHVANPYDKDWYYYNGISISYTFYRANCPPPYRRQPGILD, from the coding sequence ATGACTTTACATAGAATCCAACTAGCACTCCTTGTTTGTGTAATGCTGCAAATAGGGAGTGCTTTTTTTAGCACACAAGCGCACGCCCAGTATAAAGTATCTACCAGTGAGATAGGAGTAGGGATTGGTGGTGCCAACTACAAAGGTGAACTTGCCCCGGAATACCGTTTCCTGAATAATCAGCCGGCGCTTACTGTTTTTTACCGCAGAGATCTTACCAACACGTTTACTGCAAGAGGCGGCGTTATGCTTAGCCATCGTATTTTTGATGATAATACCATAGGCGATGGCGTTCAGGACCTGCCGCTCCCAGACTACAGGCAGGCAGAACTACGACTGAGTTTAGCTGAAGTGTCGCTGGTGATGGAGTATAACTTCCTCGATTATTATGACCTTTCGCAAAAGGTAAGATTGTCTCCGTACTTTTTCGCCGGTTTTGCCGGGCTCATCTATAACAAGAAGCTGACTTCCGATAACCCGAGCCTGGACCACCTGAACAAGCCTTTTGATACTGATCTTACAGTAAGCGTGCCTTTTGGCGTAGGTATAAAATATGCGCTGAGCAAGCACTGGAACCTGGGCCTGGAGTTTGGTACCCGCATTCTCTTTAATGATAACATGGATTTTCTGACGGAAGGAGACGGAAAACATGTGGCCAACCCCTACGATAAAGACTGGTACTACTATAACGGCATCAGTATTTCCTACACTTTTTACAGAGCAAATTGCCCGCCACCATACAGACGCCAGCCTGGTATATTAGATTAG
- a CDS encoding DUF6089 family protein → MRKLCTLVLLLTITMTLVSTDAEAQRFTLRKRYASVGVHLGAMNYFGDIVPEPDFTSLRFKSTRPNIGISYTYRYFPRISVRGSFHWGRIIGDDIKSAALNESENAGRYKRNLSFRNDIKELSAVAIVDLFENRQTYRRRPDFVPYGFVGVAVLHHNPKAYYETGSHPGLVGDQDIPTGWYELQPLGTEGQHVDGADNPEPYKRVQVSIPFGLGVRYKVDRYWDVSFEVGWRKTFTDYLDDASSSYVDKSTLLSSANNSPNRAASAIFSDRSAEGEFVNQVVPDPSGTPYKHLSGYGTSANIRRGDKTDKDWYIVSGVNINYILTPRIRSPKFR, encoded by the coding sequence ATGAGAAAACTTTGTACCCTTGTTCTGCTGCTTACTATTACCATGACCTTAGTGTCGACAGATGCAGAAGCACAACGCTTTACGCTGAGGAAGCGGTACGCATCTGTTGGAGTGCACCTCGGGGCTATGAACTACTTCGGAGATATTGTACCGGAGCCGGATTTTACCAGCCTTCGCTTTAAATCAACAAGACCCAACATTGGCATCAGTTATACGTATCGGTACTTTCCGCGTATATCGGTGCGTGGTAGTTTTCATTGGGGGCGTATAATCGGGGATGATATAAAAAGTGCTGCTCTTAACGAATCTGAAAACGCAGGCCGTTACAAGCGTAACCTGTCTTTCCGGAACGATATAAAGGAGCTGAGCGCAGTTGCTATAGTTGACCTTTTCGAAAACCGTCAGACGTACCGTCGTCGCCCTGATTTTGTGCCTTACGGATTTGTAGGAGTAGCAGTATTACACCACAACCCTAAAGCATATTATGAAACAGGGTCGCACCCTGGCTTAGTCGGAGACCAGGATATACCGACAGGCTGGTACGAGTTGCAGCCACTGGGTACTGAAGGACAACATGTTGATGGCGCAGATAACCCTGAGCCATATAAACGCGTTCAGGTTTCTATTCCGTTTGGTTTAGGCGTACGTTACAAAGTAGACCGATACTGGGATGTGAGCTTTGAGGTAGGCTGGAGAAAAACATTTACCGATTACCTGGACGATGCAAGTTCTTCTTATGTTGATAAATCTACGTTGTTAAGCTCAGCTAATAACAGCCCTAACAGAGCCGCATCAGCTATTTTCTCTGACCGTAGTGCGGAAGGAGAGTTTGTAAACCAAGTAGTTCCGGACCCGAGCGGAACACCATATAAACACTTAAGCGGGTACGGAACGTCTGCAAACATACGCCGGGGCGACAAAACAGACAAAGACTGGTACATCGTTTCGGGCGTAAACATTAACTATATTTTAACACCAAGAATCAGAAGCCCTAAGTTTAGATAA
- the bamA gene encoding outer membrane protein assembly factor BamA — translation MTRCIWVLFFLLLAGTASSQVLNKATQTNPVDYMQPRQYKIGGITVSGANFLDPNALIGVTGLQVGDEITVPGEDISQAIQKLWAQGIIGDVDVSISKIEGDQIYLDFFLKERPRLSRFTFSGINKSQQEALSEKISLQRGRTVNDATLNSTRTVIKNYFAEKSYLNAKISMTQRPDSLLPNSVVLNIKIDKGDKVKIGEIDIVGNEAFKDRKLEKQMKKTKEKSIRNILSSSKFQRSEYENDKQLLLDFYNSEGYRDAIIVSDSVYRISDDRLGIRITVDEGNRYYYRNITWKGNYLYDDEYLSKVLGIQKGDVYNRQELDKRLTFNPTGIDVSALYQNDGYLFQNIDPVEVRVEGDSIDLEMRVYEGPQATIKNVVVTGNTKTSEHVIRRELRTLPGEKYSREDLIRTRNELAALGYFDPENIGLQPIPNQADGTVDIHYSVVERPNDQISLSGGWGGPIGAVGTVGLTLNNFSTRKFWDLDEWTPVPSGDGQRLSLNLQANGKYYQSYSLSFTEPWLGGRRPNSLSVSLFKTVYRRPAIMEEESKLDVNGASVTLGRRLQWPDNYFNISHSLSYSRYTLNNYQQLFRDFTDGNSNSISFINTLSRYSIDNPTFPTRGSQLSLSVNLTPPYSLFKEDAGKYEYIEFNKWMFDASYFINLAGKLVLNTRAHFGFLGKYNSDATIGPFERFKLGGAGLGGGNVFVGTEYIGLRGYEDESVVNENDPNLLQAGGIAYNKFVIEMRQLISPSPAATIYGLAFLEAGNNFGSYENYNPFKLYRSVGIGARIFMPAFGLLGFDYGWRLDDIPGQPDAKPGMFHFIIGQQLR, via the coding sequence ATGACAAGATGCATCTGGGTGCTGTTTTTCCTGCTTCTGGCAGGTACAGCCTCTTCCCAAGTTCTTAACAAAGCTACGCAGACAAACCCTGTTGATTACATGCAGCCGCGCCAGTACAAAATAGGCGGTATCACTGTAAGTGGAGCTAACTTCTTAGACCCTAACGCCCTTATTGGTGTTACAGGCCTGCAGGTTGGTGACGAAATCACAGTTCCGGGCGAAGACATCAGCCAGGCCATCCAGAAACTATGGGCACAAGGCATTATTGGCGATGTGGATGTAAGCATCTCTAAAATAGAAGGCGACCAGATATACCTGGATTTCTTCTTAAAAGAACGACCACGCCTTTCCCGTTTCACTTTCTCCGGAATAAATAAATCGCAGCAGGAAGCTTTGAGCGAAAAGATAAGCCTGCAGCGCGGACGAACCGTAAACGATGCAACCCTGAACAGTACCCGTACAGTTATTAAAAATTACTTTGCGGAGAAGAGCTACCTGAATGCGAAGATCAGCATGACCCAGCGTCCGGATTCACTTCTGCCTAACAGCGTAGTGCTTAACATCAAGATCGATAAAGGAGATAAAGTAAAGATCGGCGAAATTGATATTGTTGGAAACGAAGCTTTTAAAGACAGGAAACTGGAGAAGCAGATGAAGAAGACGAAGGAAAAGAGCATTCGTAATATACTTTCATCTTCAAAATTCCAGCGCTCTGAATACGAGAACGATAAGCAACTACTGCTTGATTTTTATAACTCAGAAGGTTACCGCGATGCGATTATAGTTTCTGACTCTGTATACAGAATAAGCGATGACAGACTGGGCATCAGGATAACAGTAGATGAAGGCAACCGCTACTACTACCGTAACATTACCTGGAAAGGCAACTACCTGTATGATGATGAATACCTGAGTAAAGTGCTGGGTATTCAAAAAGGAGATGTGTACAACCGCCAGGAACTGGACAAGCGCCTTACCTTTAACCCGACAGGGATAGACGTATCAGCACTTTACCAGAACGACGGTTACCTGTTCCAGAACATAGACCCGGTTGAAGTACGTGTGGAAGGCGACTCCATAGACCTGGAAATGCGTGTATATGAAGGCCCGCAGGCAACTATAAAAAATGTAGTAGTTACCGGAAACACCAAAACCAGTGAGCACGTGATCAGAAGAGAACTACGCACGCTGCCTGGCGAAAAGTATAGCCGTGAAGACCTTATCAGAACAAGAAACGAACTGGCCGCTTTAGGTTATTTTGACCCTGAGAACATCGGGTTGCAACCAATCCCGAACCAAGCAGACGGTACAGTAGACATTCATTACTCAGTTGTGGAAAGACCAAACGACCAGATCAGTTTATCAGGTGGTTGGGGTGGACCTATTGGTGCCGTTGGTACAGTTGGTTTAACACTTAACAACTTCTCTACCCGCAAATTCTGGGATCTGGATGAGTGGACGCCTGTGCCTAGTGGTGACGGACAGCGACTGTCTCTGAACCTGCAGGCAAACGGTAAATACTACCAGTCTTACTCGCTGTCGTTTACTGAACCATGGTTAGGTGGCCGCAGACCAAACTCTTTATCGGTAAGTTTATTCAAAACAGTTTACCGTCGTCCGGCTATCATGGAAGAAGAGTCGAAGCTGGATGTGAACGGGGCGTCTGTTACGCTTGGCAGAAGACTGCAGTGGCCTGATAACTATTTCAACATCAGCCACTCGTTATCTTACAGCCGCTATACATTAAATAACTACCAGCAGCTGTTCCGTGATTTTACAGACGGTAACTCAAACAGTATTTCATTTATAAACACACTTTCGCGTTATAGTATAGATAACCCAACGTTCCCGACGCGTGGTTCTCAGCTATCATTAAGCGTAAATTTAACACCGCCTTATTCGTTATTTAAAGAAGACGCCGGCAAGTATGAGTACATAGAATTTAACAAATGGATGTTCGATGCATCGTATTTCATAAACTTGGCAGGGAAATTGGTATTGAATACAAGAGCGCACTTTGGTTTCCTGGGCAAGTATAATTCAGATGCAACTATAGGTCCGTTTGAGCGCTTTAAACTTGGTGGTGCCGGTCTTGGTGGCGGTAACGTGTTTGTTGGTACAGAGTACATCGGTTTACGCGGTTACGAAGATGAGAGCGTGGTAAATGAGAACGACCCTAACCTGTTACAGGCAGGTGGTATAGCGTATAACAAGTTCGTAATAGAGATGCGTCAGCTTATATCGCCTAGCCCGGCTGCAACTATTTATGGTTTAGCGTTTTTAGAGGCAGGTAACAACTTTGGCTCTTACGAGAACTATAATCCGTTTAAATTGTACCGCTCGGTAGGTATAGGTGCCAGAATATTTATGCCGGCGTTTGGCCTGTTAGGCTTTGACTATGGTTGGAGACTGGATGATATACCGGGTCAGCCGGATGCAAAGCCAGGTATGTTCCACTTTATTATTGGCCAGCAGCTGCGCTAA
- a CDS encoding isoprenyl transferase — protein sequence MELKEKVDINNLPRHIAVIMDGNGRWAKQRGGLRIFGHKNAVTAVRETVEAAAELGVQYLTLYAFSTENWSRPASEVSALMQLLVTTIRKEAATLNKNNIRLQTIGDTQSLPASCQQELKEAIEMTSGNSRMTLVLALSYSGRWELTQAMRKLATKVEQGELKAADISESMIADSLGTAGMPDPELLIRTSGEMRISNFLLWQLAYTELYITELLWPDFRKEHLYEAIISYQRRERRFGKTSEQLIK from the coding sequence ATGGAGCTTAAGGAGAAAGTAGATATAAACAATTTACCCAGGCACATTGCCGTTATAATGGACGGTAACGGGCGCTGGGCTAAGCAAAGAGGGGGCTTACGCATTTTCGGGCATAAGAATGCTGTTACAGCTGTGCGCGAAACTGTAGAGGCCGCCGCCGAACTTGGCGTTCAGTATCTTACCTTATATGCTTTTTCAACAGAGAACTGGTCCAGGCCAGCCAGTGAAGTATCTGCACTTATGCAGCTATTGGTGACTACCATCCGCAAGGAGGCTGCCACACTAAATAAGAATAACATACGCTTACAAACTATAGGTGATACCCAAAGTCTGCCGGCAAGCTGCCAGCAGGAGCTTAAAGAGGCTATAGAAATGACAAGCGGTAATTCGCGTATGACGTTGGTTCTGGCACTTAGCTATAGTGGCCGCTGGGAGCTAACGCAAGCTATGCGCAAGCTGGCAACAAAAGTAGAGCAAGGCGAGCTGAAGGCCGCAGATATCTCGGAAAGTATGATAGCTGATAGCCTGGGAACGGCTGGTATGCCAGACCCGGAGCTGCTTATACGCACCAGTGGCGAAATGCGCATCAGTAATTTTTTATTGTGGCAGTTAGCTTATACTGAACTATATATAACAGAGTTGCTTTGGCCGGATTTCCGGAAGGAGCATTTATACGAAGCAATTATATCTTACCAACGTCGCGAAAGGCGCTTCGGAAAGACCAGTGAACAACTAATCAAGTAA
- a CDS encoding NAD kinase: protein MKIAILGKPFSEQIAPFIQKLFDELLRRNTDIMLVEHFQLYLQNTLNIPNDIPTFKRGDDLTGVDVVLSIGGDGTLLDTVTYVGAQQIPILGINTGRLGFLATISHDSINVAIDALYKGHYTLDDRSLIRVDSDQEVFDGINFGLNEFSVLKRDSSSMIAVHTYIDGEYLNSYWADGLVVATPTGSTGYSLSAGGPLVLPQTNNFVISPVCPHNLNVRPMIVSDRSVISFEVEGRSSSYLASLDSRSVPVDMNVQLAVRRENFVARLVKLHHVNFLSTLRSKLNWGMDNRNLFQK from the coding sequence ATGAAGATTGCTATACTCGGAAAACCATTCAGCGAGCAAATCGCACCGTTTATTCAGAAATTATTTGATGAGCTGTTGCGGCGCAATACCGATATTATGCTGGTAGAGCACTTCCAGCTATACCTTCAGAATACCCTGAATATACCTAACGACATACCTACGTTTAAACGTGGCGATGACCTGACCGGGGTAGATGTAGTACTGAGTATAGGTGGCGACGGAACCCTTCTGGATACAGTTACTTATGTGGGGGCACAGCAAATTCCGATACTGGGTATTAATACCGGCCGCTTGGGTTTTTTAGCTACCATTTCGCACGACAGTATTAACGTTGCCATTGATGCCCTTTACAAAGGCCATTATACTTTAGACGACCGTTCGCTGATACGTGTGGACTCCGATCAGGAGGTTTTTGATGGCATTAACTTCGGATTAAATGAGTTTAGCGTACTAAAACGTGATAGTTCATCTATGATTGCGGTACATACGTATATTGATGGTGAATATCTGAACTCTTACTGGGCCGATGGATTAGTGGTAGCTACACCTACCGGGTCTACAGGTTACTCGCTAAGCGCCGGAGGTCCGTTAGTACTGCCACAAACCAACAATTTTGTTATTTCACCCGTATGTCCGCACAACCTGAATGTGCGGCCCATGATAGTATCAGACAGGAGCGTGATCTCTTTTGAAGTGGAAGGCCGCAGCAGCAGCTACCTTGCCTCTCTCGATTCCAGGTCGGTGCCCGTTGATATGAATGTTCAGTTAGCAGTACGCAGGGAGAACTTCGTTGCAAGATTAGTTAAGTTACATCATGTTAACTTTTTATCTACGCTTCGCAGTAAGCTCAATTGGGGTATGGATAACAGAAATCTCTTCCAAAAGTGA
- a CDS encoding OmpH family outer membrane protein, which produces MRKFLFIFLAGFFLTHISNAQKIGYIDSNFILSKMPAYNKVQQEMDNYAETWQKEIEVLQQQADKLKQEYRVEEVLLTEEMKKKRQAEISKKETEVRDYQRKVFGYEGMMFKRRQDLMRPIQDEVFTAVEKVSKAKQIAIMFDKSGDLVMIYTNPIHDYTEYVLEELGLASDKANAKGKQPADALKENPDDLPTVGEEQQEEPKPAAQPKKPATKKKPNN; this is translated from the coding sequence ATGAGGAAATTTTTGTTCATCTTTTTAGCAGGCTTTTTTCTGACGCATATTTCCAATGCTCAGAAGATTGGGTATATTGATTCGAACTTTATACTTAGTAAAATGCCTGCTTACAATAAAGTGCAGCAGGAGATGGACAACTATGCTGAGACCTGGCAAAAAGAGATTGAGGTATTGCAGCAGCAGGCTGATAAACTAAAGCAGGAATACCGCGTTGAGGAAGTGCTTCTTACCGAAGAAATGAAGAAGAAGCGCCAGGCCGAGATCAGCAAGAAAGAAACAGAAGTGCGGGATTACCAGCGCAAGGTTTTTGGCTACGAAGGCATGATGTTTAAACGCCGCCAGGACCTGATGCGCCCGATACAGGATGAAGTTTTTACAGCTGTTGAGAAAGTATCGAAGGCGAAGCAAATTGCGATCATGTTCGATAAGTCCGGTGACCTGGTCATGATCTACACAAACCCGATACACGACTATACTGAATATGTGCTGGAAGAACTGGGCCTGGCATCAGACAAAGCAAATGCAAAAGGCAAGCAACCTGCCGATGCGCTGAAAGAGAATCCGGATGATCTGCCAACAGTAGGGGAAGAACAACAGGAAGAGCCGAAACCGGCAGCACAACCCAAAAAACCGGCAACCAAAAAGAAGCCTAACAACTAA
- a CDS encoding POTRA domain-containing protein, whose translation MLRSGLLLGLLFSCIVAGASPCIVPVIVIQDVQLQGNETTKDFVLLRELTFAIGDSVETAQLENLLEENQKRIYNLRLFHHVNYSYTCDNGQVVVTYQVQERFYFYPIPILDFADRNFNAWLEKKDLRRIDYGLVLTRRNFRGRNEDVRLRLQHGFNRRIELSYRVPYLAGSRNWGYEVSVADYRSHTISYDIRNNRQYFYEQEDGMPIKRTGVGAALIHRQSVQRQSALRLAYYHEEVSDTIPQLNPDYFNTNYTNRNYIRVDLTRVINQRNTFAYPLSGSYFDIGIGHAFFLNNTGTGFTTARAKYVNYSALPRKFYYSAGVEAQARLGSNFAVTDNTALGYRSLVRGYELYVVGGQHYGLFKQGLSKELLNLKSIRLNFIRNPKLNTIPLALYLNAFTDAGYTIDNTYEARNPLTNRLLFGGGIGLHVVTFYDIVLRGEYTANREGNRGLYLNMGYPF comes from the coding sequence GTGCTGCGTTCGGGGCTGCTTCTTGGTCTGCTGTTTAGCTGTATAGTTGCAGGTGCATCGCCGTGTATAGTTCCGGTTATAGTTATACAGGATGTACAGCTACAAGGCAACGAAACCACGAAAGACTTTGTACTGCTTCGTGAGCTCACTTTTGCAATCGGTGATTCTGTTGAAACCGCACAGCTCGAAAACCTGCTCGAAGAAAACCAAAAGCGCATCTATAACCTCCGGCTTTTCCATCATGTAAACTATAGCTATACCTGCGATAATGGTCAGGTTGTGGTTACTTACCAGGTACAGGAGCGTTTCTATTTCTATCCCATTCCTATTTTAGATTTTGCTGACCGTAACTTTAATGCCTGGCTCGAGAAAAAAGACCTGCGCCGCATTGATTATGGATTGGTGCTTACACGTCGGAACTTCAGGGGACGTAACGAAGATGTTAGATTGCGGTTGCAGCACGGTTTTAACCGCCGCATAGAACTATCTTACCGGGTACCGTACCTGGCGGGCAGCCGGAACTGGGGGTACGAAGTTAGCGTAGCCGATTACCGAAGCCATACAATAAGCTACGACATCCGTAACAACCGCCAGTATTTTTATGAGCAGGAAGATGGCATGCCGATAAAGCGCACAGGCGTGGGCGCCGCCCTTATTCACAGGCAAAGTGTGCAGCGGCAATCAGCACTCCGGCTTGCATATTACCACGAAGAGGTATCAGATACCATACCGCAGCTCAATCCCGATTATTTTAACACGAACTATACCAACCGAAACTATATCCGGGTGGACCTGACCCGCGTAATAAACCAGCGGAATACGTTTGCATACCCCTTAAGCGGCAGTTACTTTGATATTGGCATAGGCCATGCTTTTTTTCTGAACAATACCGGAACCGGCTTTACCACTGCCCGCGCCAAGTATGTAAACTATAGCGCACTGCCCCGAAAGTTTTATTACAGTGCAGGCGTAGAAGCACAGGCAAGATTGGGCAGCAACTTTGCCGTTACCGATAATACCGCGCTGGGGTACAGGTCGCTGGTGCGGGGTTATGAACTATATGTGGTAGGCGGGCAGCATTACGGACTTTTTAAACAGGGGCTTTCGAAAGAGTTACTGAACCTGAAAAGTATCCGGCTGAATTTTATCCGTAACCCCAAGCTTAATACGATACCCTTAGCCCTGTACCTGAACGCTTTTACAGATGCCGGCTATACTATAGATAACACCTACGAAGCCAGAAACCCTTTAACAAACCGGTTGCTGTTTGGTGGGGGCATTGGGTTACATGTGGTAACATTTTACGATATTGTGCTGCGCGGCGAATATACAGCCAACCGCGAAGGAAACCGTGGCCTATACCTGAACATGGGGTATCCTTTTTAA
- a CDS encoding RluA family pseudouridine synthase: MADYEEQDITAEDSDELYEHHRIVVDKGQALLRIDKFLMDRLANVTRNKLQEAIRAESVQVNDKPVKVSYKVKPLDVITITLAEPPRDTDIVPENIPLTIVYEDEELLLVNKQAGMVVHPAYNNWTGTLVNALTYYLQNLPTARNGEGRPGLVHRIDKDTSGLLVIAKTEYAMAFLAKQFYNHTIERTYYALVWGIPKSDSGTITGHVGRSAKDRKVMTVYPDGSYGKHAVTHYKVLRRFKYVSLVQCNLETGRTHQIRAHMKYIGHPLFSDATYGGDKIVYGTPNGSYKAFVDNAMKLMPRQALHAKSLGFIHPVTKQELHFNSDLPEDFTAVLEKWELYENEA, from the coding sequence GTGGCAGATTACGAAGAACAGGATATAACAGCAGAAGATTCGGACGAACTATACGAACACCATCGTATTGTAGTGGATAAAGGGCAGGCGCTGCTCCGTATCGATAAGTTTCTGATGGACAGGCTGGCCAATGTTACCCGCAACAAACTGCAGGAAGCCATTCGGGCAGAGTCGGTACAGGTAAACGATAAGCCGGTTAAGGTCAGTTATAAGGTAAAGCCGCTGGATGTGATAACTATAACGCTGGCGGAGCCTCCCCGTGACACGGATATTGTGCCGGAGAATATTCCGCTGACTATAGTTTATGAAGATGAGGAGTTGCTACTGGTAAACAAACAAGCCGGTATGGTGGTGCATCCTGCTTACAACAACTGGACAGGAACACTGGTAAATGCGCTGACTTACTACCTGCAAAACCTGCCTACTGCGCGCAACGGAGAAGGCCGCCCGGGCCTGGTGCACCGCATCGATAAAGATACTTCCGGGTTACTGGTAATCGCGAAAACGGAGTATGCCATGGCTTTTCTGGCGAAGCAGTTCTATAATCATACGATAGAGCGTACTTACTACGCTTTAGTGTGGGGAATACCAAAGTCCGACTCCGGAACTATAACCGGGCACGTGGGCCGCAGCGCCAAAGACCGCAAAGTGATGACCGTTTACCCGGACGGTTCTTACGGCAAGCATGCTGTTACGCATTATAAGGTACTCAGGCGCTTTAAATATGTATCGTTGGTGCAATGTAACCTCGAAACCGGCAGAACGCACCAGATACGCGCACACATGAAATACATCGGCCACCCACTTTTCTCGGATGCGACCTACGGCGGCGATAAAATAGTGTATGGCACCCCAAACGGCTCGTACAAAGCTTTTGTAGATAATGCCATGAAACTGATGCCGCGGCAGGCGCTACATGCCAAATCCTTAGGTTTTATACATCCGGTAACCAAACAGGAGCTGCATTTTAACTCCGACCTTCCCGAAGATTTTACAGCAGTGCTGGAGAAATGGGAGTTGTATGAGAACGAAGCCTAG